The Ancylobacter sp. WKF20 genome contains a region encoding:
- a CDS encoding F0F1 ATP synthase subunit gamma, with the protein MASLKELRNRIASVKATQKITKAMQMVAAAKLRRAQLAAEAARPYAVRMESVLGNIAGSISSGPDVPLLLTGTGKDQTHLLVVLTAERGLCGAFNSSITRLARDRAVALMNQGKTVKIFCVGRKGNEALRRQFGKQIVEVVELRSNKGVTFADARAIAEKISDMFAAGEFDIATQFFSRFQSVISQVPTGQQLIPATFPEVAPAASGAAATYDYEPDGAEILADLLPRNLAVQIFKALLENGASEQGARMSAMDNATRNAGDMIKKQTLTYNRTRQAMITKELIEIISGAEAL; encoded by the coding sequence ATGGCCAGCCTCAAGGAGCTGCGCAATCGCATCGCTTCGGTGAAGGCGACGCAGAAGATCACCAAGGCGATGCAGATGGTCGCCGCCGCAAAGCTGCGGCGCGCCCAACTCGCCGCCGAGGCTGCGCGCCCCTACGCCGTGCGCATGGAAAGCGTGCTGGGCAACATCGCCGGCTCGATCTCCAGCGGCCCCGACGTGCCGCTGCTGCTGACCGGCACCGGCAAGGACCAGACGCATCTTCTCGTCGTGCTGACCGCCGAGCGCGGCCTGTGCGGCGCGTTCAACTCGTCGATCACCCGCCTCGCCCGCGACCGCGCCGTCGCGCTGATGAACCAGGGCAAGACGGTCAAGATCTTCTGCGTCGGCCGCAAGGGCAACGAGGCGCTGCGCCGCCAGTTCGGCAAGCAGATCGTCGAAGTTGTCGAACTGCGCTCGAACAAGGGCGTCACCTTCGCCGACGCGCGGGCCATTGCCGAGAAGATCTCGGACATGTTCGCCGCCGGCGAGTTCGACATCGCGACCCAGTTCTTCAGCCGTTTCCAGTCGGTCATCTCGCAGGTGCCGACCGGTCAGCAGCTGATCCCGGCCACCTTCCCCGAAGTCGCGCCGGCGGCGAGCGGGGCGGCCGCGACCTATGATTACGAGCCCGACGGGGCGGAGATCCTTGCCGACCTGCTGCCGCGCAACCTCGCGGTTCAGATCTTCAAGGCGCTGCTCGAGAACGGTGCGTCCGAACAGGGCGCCCGCATGAGCGCGATGGACAACGCGACCCGCAACGCGGGTGACATGATCAAGAAGCAGACTTTGACCTACAACCGCACCCGCCAGGCGATGATCACGAAGGAACTTATCGAGATCATCTCCGGTGCCGAGGCGCTGTGA
- a CDS encoding F0F1 ATP synthase subunit epsilon — protein sequence MANFPFELVSPERLVYSGSVSEVIVPGTEGEFGILAGHSPFVSTLKPGILTIKGDAGTKKLFVRGGFAEANPQGLTVLAETAIPLEEIKADRLAQMIKDAQEDVEDARDEATRQRRLAFLEALKSAATAIEADARTAH from the coding sequence ATGGCCAACTTTCCCTTCGAGCTCGTCTCCCCCGAGCGCCTCGTCTATTCCGGCTCGGTCAGCGAAGTGATCGTGCCGGGCACCGAGGGCGAGTTCGGCATCCTCGCCGGCCATTCGCCCTTCGTCTCGACGCTGAAGCCGGGCATCCTGACCATCAAGGGCGACGCCGGGACGAAGAAGCTCTTCGTCCGTGGTGGCTTCGCCGAGGCCAACCCGCAGGGGCTGACCGTGCTGGCCGAGACCGCGATCCCGCTTGAGGAGATCAAGGCCGACCGCCTGGCGCAGATGATCAAGGACGCGCAGGAAGACGTCGAGGACGCCCGCGACGAGGCGACCCGCCAGCGCCGCCTCGCCTTCCTGGAGGCGCTGAAGTCCGCCGCGACTGCCATCGAGGCCGATGCGCGCACCGCGCATTGA
- the atpA gene encoding F0F1 ATP synthase subunit alpha, translated as MDIRAAEISAILKEQIKNFGQEAEVSEVGQVLSVGDGIARVYGLDNVQAGEMVEFENGTRGMALNLEIDNVGVVIFGSDREIKEGQTVKRTGAIVDVPVGRGLLGRVVDALGNPIDGKGPIESTERRRVDVKAPGIIPRKSVHEPMQTGLKAIDALIPVGRGQRELIIGDRQTGKTAIALDTILNQKPLNVAGAPESQKLYCVYVAVGQKRSTVAQFVKVLEEQGALEYSIVIAATASDAAPMQFLAPFAGTAMGEYFRDNAMHALIIHDDLSKQAVAYRQMSLLLRRPPGREAYPGDVFYLHSRLLERAAKLNDENGAGSLTALPVIETQANDVSAYIPTNVISITDGQIFLESDLFFQGIRPAVNVGLSVSRVGSSAQIKAMKQVAGKIKGELAQYRELAAFAQFGSDLDASTQKLLNRGARLTELLKQPQFSPLKVEEQVVVIYAGTNGYLDNLPVAKVRAYEDGLLLLLRTKHADILETIRTSKELSKETTAKLTAALDAYAKSFA; from the coding sequence ATGGATATCCGCGCCGCTGAAATTTCCGCGATCCTCAAGGAGCAGATCAAGAATTTCGGCCAGGAAGCCGAAGTCTCCGAGGTCGGTCAGGTTCTCTCCGTCGGTGACGGCATCGCCCGCGTCTACGGTCTCGACAACGTCCAGGCGGGCGAGATGGTCGAGTTCGAAAACGGCACGCGCGGCATGGCGCTGAACCTCGAAATCGACAATGTCGGCGTCGTCATTTTCGGCTCCGACCGCGAGATCAAGGAAGGCCAGACCGTCAAGCGCACCGGCGCCATCGTCGACGTGCCGGTCGGCCGTGGCCTGCTCGGCCGCGTCGTCGACGCCCTCGGCAACCCGATCGACGGCAAGGGCCCGATCGAGTCCACCGAGCGCCGCCGCGTCGACGTGAAGGCGCCGGGCATCATCCCGCGCAAGTCCGTGCACGAGCCGATGCAGACCGGCCTCAAGGCGATCGACGCGCTGATCCCGGTCGGCCGTGGCCAGCGCGAGCTGATCATCGGCGACCGCCAGACCGGCAAGACCGCCATCGCGCTCGACACCATCCTGAACCAGAAGCCGCTGAACGTGGCGGGCGCCCCGGAGAGCCAGAAGCTCTACTGCGTCTACGTCGCCGTCGGCCAGAAGCGCTCCACCGTCGCCCAGTTCGTGAAGGTGCTCGAGGAGCAGGGCGCGCTGGAATACTCCATCGTCATCGCCGCGACCGCCTCGGACGCCGCGCCGATGCAGTTCCTGGCGCCGTTCGCCGGCACCGCGATGGGCGAGTATTTCCGCGACAACGCGATGCACGCGCTCATCATCCATGACGACCTGTCCAAGCAGGCCGTGGCCTACCGCCAGATGTCGCTGCTGCTGCGCCGCCCGCCGGGCCGCGAAGCCTATCCGGGCGACGTGTTCTATCTCCACTCGCGCCTGCTCGAGCGCGCCGCCAAGCTCAATGACGAGAACGGCGCCGGTTCGCTGACCGCCCTTCCGGTCATCGAGACCCAGGCAAACGACGTGTCGGCCTACATCCCGACCAACGTCATCTCGATCACCGACGGCCAGATCTTCCTCGAGTCCGACCTGTTCTTCCAGGGCATCCGCCCGGCGGTGAACGTCGGCCTCTCGGTGTCGCGCGTCGGCTCCTCGGCGCAGATCAAGGCGATGAAGCAGGTCGCCGGCAAGATCAAGGGCGAGCTCGCCCAGTACCGCGAGCTGGCCGCCTTCGCCCAGTTCGGTTCCGACCTCGACGCCTCCACCCAGAAGCTGCTCAACCGAGGCGCGCGCCTGACCGAGCTGCTCAAGCAGCCGCAGTTCTCGCCGCTCAAGGTCGAGGAGCAGGTGGTCGTGATCTATGCCGGCACCAACGGCTATCTCGACAACCTCCCGGTCGCGAAGGTTCGCGCCTATGAGGACGGGCTGCTGCTGCTCCTGCGCACCAAGCACGCCGACATCCTCGAGACCATCCGCACCTCCAAGGAGCTTTCCAAGGAGACCACGGCGAAGCTGACGGCGGCGCTCGACGCCTACGCCAAGTCCTTCGCCTGA
- the ccmA gene encoding heme ABC exporter ATP-binding protein CcmA, with protein MRLVAEGLGCRRGARQLFQRLDFTVESGGALVVTGPNGTGKSSLLRLLAGLARPEAGRIRLEGAREPEHFTEEAHYLGHLDAHKASLSARENLDFWRAMLGRPGLSVSAALEEVGLGGLGSLPVAVLSAGQKRRLALARLLVAHRPLWLLDEPTTALDVEAQARFGEIARAHVAGGGLLIAATHAPLDFPAARLDLGAYRPTRAMVAAEIGSEPE; from the coding sequence ATGCGGCTGGTCGCTGAAGGGCTCGGCTGCCGGCGCGGTGCCCGCCAGCTGTTCCAGCGCCTCGATTTTACCGTCGAGTCCGGCGGCGCGCTGGTGGTCACCGGGCCGAACGGCACCGGCAAATCCTCGCTGCTTAGACTTTTGGCGGGCCTCGCCCGTCCCGAGGCCGGGCGCATCCGGCTGGAGGGCGCGCGCGAGCCGGAGCACTTCACCGAGGAGGCGCATTATCTCGGCCATCTCGACGCTCACAAAGCCTCGCTCAGCGCGCGGGAAAATCTCGATTTCTGGCGCGCCATGCTCGGCCGTCCCGGCCTTTCGGTGAGCGCGGCGCTGGAGGAAGTCGGCCTCGGCGGGCTCGGGAGCCTGCCGGTCGCGGTGCTCTCGGCCGGGCAGAAGCGGCGCCTCGCGCTCGCCCGCCTTCTGGTGGCGCATCGCCCGCTCTGGCTGCTCGACGAGCCGACGACCGCGCTCGATGTGGAGGCGCAGGCGCGCTTCGGCGAGATCGCCCGCGCCCATGTCGCCGGCGGCGGGCTGCTGATCGCCGCCACCCATGCGCCGCTGGATTTTCCCGCCGCGCGGCTCGATCTCGGTGCCTATCGCCCGACGCGGGCCATGGTCGCGGCCGAGATCGGTTCGGAGCCGGAATGA
- the atpD gene encoding F0F1 ATP synthase subunit beta: MANVGRITQVIGAVVDVQFEDHLPEILNALETTNNGARLVLEVAQHLGENTVRTIAMDSTEGLVRGAVVTDTGAPILVPVGDATLGRIMNVIGEPVDELGPVVGETRRAIHQPAPSYAEQSTESEILVTGIKVVDLLAPYSKGGKIGLFGGAGVGKTVLIMELINNVAKAHGGYSVFAGVGERTREGNDLYHEMIESKVNVDPHEHNGSAAGSKCALVYGQMNEPPGARARVALTGLTVAEHFRDQGQDVLFFVDNIFRFTQAGSEVSALLGRIPSAVGYQPTLATDMGALQERITTTTKGSITSVQAIYVPADDLTDPAPAASFAHLDATTVLSRSIAEKGIYPAVDPLDSTSRILSPLVIGEEHYNVARAVQQTLQRYKALQDIIAILGMDELSEEDKLTVARARKIERFLSQPFHVAEVFTGSPGKLVDLADTIKGFKGLVEGKYDHLPEQAFYMVGTIEEAIEKGKKLAAEAA; this comes from the coding sequence ATGGCTAATGTCGGACGCATCACGCAGGTCATCGGCGCCGTCGTGGACGTGCAGTTCGAGGATCATCTCCCGGAGATCCTGAACGCGCTCGAAACCACCAATAACGGCGCGCGCCTCGTGCTCGAAGTTGCCCAGCACCTGGGCGAGAACACTGTGCGCACCATCGCGATGGACTCCACCGAGGGTCTGGTGCGTGGCGCGGTCGTCACCGATACCGGCGCGCCGATCCTGGTGCCGGTGGGCGACGCCACGCTCGGCCGCATCATGAACGTCATCGGCGAGCCGGTGGACGAACTCGGCCCGGTGGTCGGCGAGACCCGCCGCGCCATCCACCAGCCGGCCCCGTCCTATGCCGAGCAGTCGACCGAGTCCGAGATCCTGGTCACCGGCATCAAGGTCGTCGACCTGCTGGCGCCCTACTCCAAGGGCGGCAAGATCGGCCTGTTCGGCGGCGCCGGCGTCGGCAAGACCGTGCTCATCATGGAGCTGATCAACAACGTCGCGAAGGCGCACGGCGGTTACTCCGTGTTCGCCGGCGTCGGTGAGCGCACCCGTGAGGGCAACGATCTCTATCACGAGATGATCGAGTCCAAGGTGAACGTGGACCCGCACGAGCACAATGGCTCGGCCGCCGGCTCCAAGTGCGCCCTGGTCTATGGCCAGATGAACGAGCCCCCGGGCGCCCGCGCCCGCGTCGCCCTGACCGGCCTCACCGTCGCCGAGCACTTCCGCGACCAGGGCCAGGACGTGCTGTTCTTCGTCGACAACATCTTCCGCTTCACCCAGGCGGGTTCGGAAGTGTCGGCGCTGCTCGGCCGCATCCCCTCGGCGGTGGGCTATCAGCCGACGCTCGCCACCGACATGGGCGCGCTGCAGGAGCGCATCACCACCACGACCAAGGGTTCGATCACCTCGGTGCAGGCCATTTACGTGCCGGCCGACGATCTGACCGACCCGGCGCCTGCCGCCTCCTTCGCCCATCTCGACGCCACGACCGTGCTCTCGCGCTCGATCGCGGAAAAGGGCATCTACCCGGCCGTGGACCCGCTCGACTCGACCTCGCGCATCCTGTCGCCGCTGGTCATCGGCGAGGAGCACTACAACGTGGCCCGCGCGGTGCAGCAGACCCTGCAGCGCTACAAGGCCCTGCAGGACATCATCGCGATCCTGGGCATGGACGAGCTCTCGGAAGAGGACAAGCTCACCGTCGCCCGCGCCCGCAAGATCGAGCGCTTCCTGTCGCAGCCCTTCCACGTCGCCGAAGTCTTCACCGGTTCGCCGGGCAAGCTCGTCGACCTCGCCGACACCATCAAGGGCTTCAAGGGCCTGGTGGAAGGCAAGTATGATCACCTCCCGGAGCAGGCCTTCTACATGGTCGGCACCATCGAAGAGGCGATCGAGAAGGGCAAGAAGCTGGCTGCCGAAGCCGCGTGA
- the ccmB gene encoding heme exporter protein CcmB, producing the protein MARAFLALLRRDLQLALRAGGGAGLGVVFFLAVVVVTPFAIGPDLALLARIGPAILWIGALLASLIGLDRLFAADAEDGSLDVMAMLELPLELIAAAKGLAHWIATGLPLVIAAPILSLLLNLSPASIGALTLTLLVGTPAITFLGLIGAAFAAAFRRGGLLVAVLVMPLTIPVLIFAVAATGTAIGGTVPFGTPFRILAGLSLACLVLGPIAAAAALRVTRG; encoded by the coding sequence ATGGCGCGCGCCTTTCTCGCCCTTCTGCGGCGCGACCTCCAGCTCGCCCTGCGCGCCGGTGGCGGCGCAGGTCTCGGCGTCGTGTTCTTCCTCGCCGTGGTGGTGGTGACGCCCTTCGCCATCGGCCCGGACCTCGCCTTGCTGGCGCGAATCGGTCCCGCCATTTTGTGGATCGGCGCGCTGCTGGCCTCGCTGATCGGGCTCGACCGGCTGTTCGCCGCCGATGCCGAGGACGGCTCGCTCGACGTGATGGCGATGCTGGAACTGCCGCTGGAACTCATCGCCGCCGCCAAGGGGCTGGCGCACTGGATCGCCACCGGCCTGCCACTGGTAATCGCCGCGCCGATCCTGTCGCTTCTGCTGAACCTGTCGCCGGCCTCGATCGGCGCGCTGACGCTGACGCTGCTGGTCGGCACGCCGGCCATCACCTTTCTCGGGCTGATCGGCGCGGCCTTCGCCGCCGCCTTCCGGCGCGGCGGGCTGCTGGTCGCGGTGCTGGTGATGCCGCTGACCATTCCGGTGCTGATCTTCGCGGTGGCGGCGACCGGCACGGCGATCGGCGGCACGGTACCGTTCGGCACGCCGTTCCGCATCCTCGCCGGGCTGTCGCTGGCCTGCCTGGTGCTCGGACCCATTGCGGCGGCCGCCGCGCTGCGGGTGACGCGCGGCTGA
- a CDS encoding DUF1223 domain-containing protein encodes MPLSAAPLRLFAAAPLRADGYGPECRRAGAARFGAPLRRALTGIAATFLAPTLLVSALLVAPAGAQEAAPVAAPAAAPQAPVPVPARAIPAPKAVIELFTSQGCSSCPPADKLLGELADKRPDVLVLSLAVDYWDYLGWKDTLAKHGHSLRQKAYAKQRGDGKMFTPQVVVNGTAMAIGSDHAGIERALGRAPGPTVPLTVENRGGTLHVTVDKAPGGLTPEGLGPAEVWLCPVASRMDVEIGRGENEGSHVTYHNVVRGWVKLGDWDGTRMSYEAPLKIPPEFKADQVAVIVQAGSFNEPGPILSAALAPLK; translated from the coding sequence ATGCCCCTTTCCGCCGCCCCGCTCCGCCTTTTTGCCGCCGCGCCCCTGCGCGCCGACGGGTACGGGCCGGAATGCCGGCGGGCGGGCGCGGCACGCTTTGGCGCCCCTCTGCGCCGGGCGCTCACCGGCATCGCCGCCACGTTTCTCGCCCCGACGCTTCTCGTCTCCGCCCTGCTGGTCGCCCCCGCCGGGGCGCAGGAGGCCGCGCCGGTCGCCGCTCCCGCCGCCGCGCCGCAAGCCCCCGTCCCCGTCCCCGCGCGCGCCATTCCCGCGCCCAAGGCGGTGATCGAGCTGTTCACCAGCCAGGGCTGCTCCTCCTGCCCGCCCGCCGACAAGCTGCTCGGCGAACTCGCCGACAAGCGGCCGGACGTGCTCGTGCTCTCACTCGCGGTCGATTACTGGGATTATCTCGGCTGGAAGGACACGCTGGCCAAGCACGGCCATTCGCTGCGCCAGAAGGCCTATGCCAAGCAGCGCGGCGACGGCAAGATGTTCACGCCCCAGGTGGTGGTGAACGGCACCGCGATGGCGATCGGCTCCGACCATGCCGGCATCGAGCGGGCGCTGGGCAGAGCGCCCGGCCCCACCGTGCCGCTCACCGTGGAGAACCGTGGCGGCACGCTGCATGTCACCGTCGACAAGGCGCCGGGCGGCCTGACGCCGGAGGGCCTTGGCCCGGCCGAGGTCTGGCTTTGCCCGGTGGCGAGCCGCATGGATGTCGAGATCGGCCGCGGCGAGAATGAGGGCAGCCACGTCACCTACCACAATGTGGTGCGCGGCTGGGTGAAGCTCGGCGACTGGGACGGCACGCGCATGAGCTATGAGGCGCCGCTGAAGATCCCGCCCGAGTTCAAGGCCGACCAGGTGGCGGTGATCGTGCAGGCCGGCAGCTTCAACGAGCCCGGCCCCATCCTCAGCGCGGCCCTCGCCCCGCTGAAATAG
- a CDS encoding F0F1 ATP synthase subunit delta, which translates to MAETYVSGVAGRYATALFELARDAGVIDAVKADLDRFGALIAESDDLKRLVRSPVFSAEEQEKAIVAILTKAGIGGLAGNFFKTVAANRRLFAVEAIMRGYDQLVAAEKGEVVAEVTVAQPLSETHAATLKQALDQMTGKHVKLAVVVDPALLGGLKVKLGSKLIDASLKTKLNSIRTAMKEVR; encoded by the coding sequence GTGGCCGAGACCTACGTATCCGGAGTGGCAGGACGCTACGCGACGGCTCTGTTCGAGCTCGCGCGTGACGCCGGTGTCATCGATGCGGTGAAGGCCGACCTCGACAGGTTCGGCGCCCTGATTGCCGAGAGCGACGACCTCAAGCGCCTCGTGCGCAGCCCGGTCTTCTCTGCCGAGGAACAGGAAAAGGCGATCGTCGCCATCCTGACCAAGGCCGGGATCGGCGGTCTCGCCGGCAATTTCTTCAAGACCGTGGCGGCCAATCGCCGCCTGTTCGCCGTCGAGGCGATCATGCGCGGCTACGACCAGCTCGTCGCCGCCGAGAAGGGCGAAGTCGTGGCCGAGGTCACGGTCGCCCAGCCGCTTTCCGAAACCCACGCCGCCACCCTCAAGCAGGCGCTCGACCAGATGACCGGCAAGCACGTCAAGCTCGCCGTCGTGGTCGACCCCGCGCTGCTCGGTGGCCTCAAGGTCAAGCTCGGCTCGAAGCTCATCGACGCCTCGCTCAAGACCAAGCTCAATTCGATCCGCACTGCGATGAAAGAGGTTCGCTGA
- the tenA gene encoding thiaminase II, which yields MSDFSGSTFSAHAWGRNQPIYDAIRTMPFNNALADGTLSLERFRHYMVQDAHYLIAFGRGLAIAAAKADDPDGLVQFAEAAKVAVVVERSLHADFFQSFGISPDDFARTEMSPVCHHYTSFLVGTAHAEPYPVVLAALLPCFWIYAEIGRDILGRAVRPNPYDAWIDTYAGEEFHEAVRAVIATTDRAAAKASPDVLARMHEAYKRACQLEWMFWDSAWREADWPV from the coding sequence ATGAGTGATTTCAGCGGTTCGACCTTCAGCGCCCATGCCTGGGGCCGCAACCAGCCGATCTATGACGCCATCCGCACCATGCCGTTCAACAACGCGCTGGCCGATGGCACGCTCTCGCTGGAGCGCTTCCGCCACTACATGGTGCAGGACGCGCATTACCTCATCGCCTTCGGCCGGGGCCTCGCCATCGCCGCCGCCAAGGCGGACGACCCGGACGGGCTGGTGCAGTTCGCCGAGGCCGCCAAGGTCGCCGTGGTGGTCGAGCGCTCGCTGCATGCCGACTTCTTCCAGAGCTTCGGCATCAGCCCGGACGATTTCGCCCGGACCGAAATGTCGCCGGTGTGCCACCACTACACCAGCTTCCTTGTCGGCACGGCCCATGCCGAGCCCTATCCCGTCGTGCTGGCAGCGCTGCTGCCCTGCTTCTGGATCTATGCCGAGATCGGCCGCGATATTCTCGGCCGCGCCGTGCGCCCGAATCCCTATGATGCCTGGATCGACACCTATGCCGGCGAGGAGTTCCACGAGGCGGTGCGCGCGGTGATCGCCACCACCGACCGCGCCGCCGCCAAGGCCTCGCCCGACGTGCTGGCGCGCATGCACGAGGCGTATAAGCGCGCCTGCCAGCTCGAATGGATGTTCTGGGATTCGGCCTGGCGCGAAGCCGACTGGCCGGTCTGA
- the acnA gene encoding aconitate hydratase AcnA yields MTSLDSFKSRKTLTVGNRTYVYYSLPDAEKNGLDGVSALPFSMKVLLENLLRFEDGRSVTKNDIISIKDWLINRGKDEREIAYRPSRVLMQDFTGVPAVVDLAAMRDAMVNLGGDPKRINPLVPVDLVIDHSVIVNFFGSKDAFGKNVEEEYKQNQERYRFLKWGQSAFDNFRVVPPGTGICHQVNLEYLAQTVWTKDEDGATVAYPDTCVGTDSHTTMVNGLGVLGWGVGGIEAEAAMLGQPVSMLIPEVIGFKLTGELTEGITATDLVLTVTQMLRKKGVVGKFVEFFGPGLEHLSLADRATIGNMAPEYGATCGFFPVDSETIAYLDETGRTDDRIALVEAYSKAQGMWREAGTADPVFTDVLELDLTTVLPSLAGPKRPQDRVLLSGTKQGFLAALEGEFKKAGEAAKRVPVEGTDYTLGHGDVTIAAITSCTNTSNPSVLIAAGLLARNAAAKGLTSKPWVKTSLAPGSQVVEGYLNAAGLQKDLDALGFNLVGFGCTTCIGNSGPLPEPISEAINKNDLVAGAVISGNRNFEGRVNPDVKANYLASPPLVVAYAIAGSLQVDLTTEPLGTGSDGQPVYLKDIWPSNQEIAKFIRENVTKKMFQEKYADVFKGDENWQKIAIPTGETYAWDDRSTYVQNPPYFEGMKMEPEPVTDILSARVMGLFLDSITTDHISPAGSIKEASPAGHYLRDHQVRPADFNQYGTRRGNHQVMMRGTFANIRIKNQMLDGKEGGFTKHWPDGTVMPIYDAAMLYKSEGVPTVVFAGKEYGTGSSRDWAAKGTKLLGIRAVVAQSFERIHRSNLVGMGIVPLVFQNDESWQSLGIKGDEIVTLKGIEGDLKPRQTLIAEITFADGTIKNVPLTCRIDTLDELDYFRNGGILPYVLRNLAA; encoded by the coding sequence GTGACGTCGCTCGACAGCTTCAAAAGCCGGAAAACTCTCACCGTCGGAAACCGGACTTACGTCTATTACAGCCTTCCGGACGCCGAAAAGAACGGCCTGGATGGCGTTTCCGCCCTCCCCTTCTCGATGAAGGTCCTGCTGGAGAATCTGCTGCGCTTCGAGGACGGCCGCTCCGTCACGAAGAACGACATCATCTCCATCAAGGACTGGCTCATCAACCGCGGCAAGGACGAGCGCGAGATCGCCTATCGTCCCTCGCGCGTGCTGATGCAGGACTTCACCGGCGTTCCCGCCGTGGTCGACCTCGCCGCCATGCGTGACGCGATGGTCAATCTCGGTGGCGACCCCAAGCGCATCAACCCGCTGGTGCCGGTCGACCTCGTCATCGACCATTCGGTGATCGTCAACTTCTTCGGCTCGAAGGACGCCTTCGGCAAGAATGTCGAGGAAGAGTACAAGCAGAACCAGGAGCGCTACCGCTTCCTGAAATGGGGCCAGTCGGCCTTCGACAATTTCCGCGTGGTCCCGCCCGGCACCGGCATCTGCCACCAGGTGAACCTCGAATATCTCGCCCAGACCGTGTGGACCAAGGATGAGGACGGCGCGACCGTCGCCTATCCGGACACCTGCGTCGGCACCGATTCGCACACCACCATGGTCAACGGCCTCGGCGTGCTCGGCTGGGGCGTGGGCGGCATCGAGGCAGAGGCGGCCATGCTCGGCCAGCCGGTCTCCATGCTCATTCCCGAAGTGATCGGCTTCAAGCTCACCGGCGAGCTGACCGAGGGCATCACCGCCACCGACCTCGTGCTCACCGTCACCCAGATGCTGCGCAAGAAGGGCGTCGTCGGCAAGTTCGTCGAGTTCTTCGGCCCCGGTCTCGAGCACCTCTCGCTCGCCGACCGCGCCACCATCGGCAACATGGCGCCGGAATATGGCGCGACCTGCGGCTTCTTCCCGGTCGATTCCGAGACCATCGCCTATCTCGACGAGACCGGCCGCACCGATGACCGCATCGCGCTCGTTGAGGCCTATTCCAAGGCGCAGGGCATGTGGCGCGAGGCCGGCACCGCCGACCCGGTGTTCACCGATGTGCTGGAACTCGACCTCACCACCGTGCTGCCCTCCCTCGCCGGGCCGAAGCGCCCGCAGGACCGCGTGCTGCTCTCCGGCACCAAGCAGGGCTTCCTCGCCGCGCTCGAAGGCGAGTTCAAGAAGGCCGGCGAAGCGGCGAAGCGCGTGCCGGTGGAAGGCACCGACTACACGCTCGGCCATGGCGACGTGACGATCGCCGCCATCACCTCCTGCACCAACACCTCGAACCCCTCGGTGCTGATCGCCGCCGGCCTGCTCGCCCGCAACGCGGCGGCCAAGGGCCTCACCTCCAAGCCCTGGGTGAAGACTTCGCTGGCGCCCGGGAGCCAAGTGGTCGAAGGCTATTTGAACGCGGCCGGTCTCCAGAAGGATCTCGACGCGCTCGGCTTCAACCTGGTCGGCTTCGGCTGCACCACCTGCATCGGCAATTCCGGCCCGCTGCCGGAGCCAATCTCCGAAGCCATCAACAAGAACGACCTCGTCGCCGGCGCCGTGATCTCCGGCAACCGCAATTTCGAGGGCCGCGTGAACCCGGACGTGAAGGCGAACTACCTCGCCTCCCCGCCGCTCGTGGTCGCCTATGCCATCGCCGGCTCGCTGCAGGTGGACCTCACCACCGAGCCGCTCGGCACGGGCTCGGACGGCCAGCCGGTCTATCTCAAGGACATCTGGCCCTCGAACCAGGAAATCGCGAAATTCATCCGCGAGAACGTCACCAAGAAGATGTTCCAGGAGAAGTACGCGGACGTGTTCAAGGGTGACGAGAACTGGCAGAAGATCGCCATTCCCACCGGCGAGACCTATGCCTGGGACGACCGTTCCACCTATGTGCAGAACCCGCCCTATTTCGAGGGCATGAAGATGGAGCCCGAGCCGGTCACCGACATCCTGTCGGCGCGGGTGATGGGCCTGTTCCTCGACTCGATCACCACCGACCACATCTCCCCGGCCGGCTCGATCAAGGAAGCCAGCCCCGCCGGCCATTATCTGCGCGACCATCAGGTGCGCCCGGCCGACTTCAACCAGTACGGCACGCGGCGCGGCAATCACCAGGTGATGATGCGCGGCACCTTCGCCAATATCCGCATCAAGAACCAGATGCTGGACGGCAAGGAAGGCGGCTTCACCAAGCACTGGCCCGACGGCACCGTCATGCCGATCTACGACGCCGCCATGCTCTACAAGAGCGAAGGCGTGCCCACCGTCGTCTTCGCCGGCAAGGAATACGGCACCGGCTCCTCGCGCGACTGGGCGGCCAAGGGCACCAAGCTGCTCGGCATCCGCGCCGTTGTCGCCCAGAGCTTCGAGCGCATCCACCGCTCGAACCTGGTCGGCATGGGCATCGTGCCGCTGGTGTTCCAGAACGATGAGAGCTGGCAGTCGCTCGGCATCAAGGGCGACGAGATCGTCACGCTGAAGGGCATTGAGGGCGACCTCAAGCCGCGCCAGACGCTGATCGCCGAAATCACCTTCGCCGACGGCACGATCAAGAACGTCCCGCTCACCTGCCGCATCGATACGCTGGACGAGCTGGACTACTTCCGCAATGGCGGCATCCTGCCTTACGTGCTGCGCAATCTCGCGGCCTGA